The region TTTGGTTTGTTTATATTTTTATTTATGAGATTGATTGGATTATAGTTAACTGTTCTTTTCTTAAATATTTCTTTCAAAATAATTTTAAATTTCTTTTTTATGAATCCCTGGAAAGGATTAAAGGATTTACCGCATGATATGTGGGCGTTGTTTTTTACTTCGCTCATAAATCGCTCCGGCACAATGGTAATTCCTTTTCTTGCTCTTTATCTTACAAAAAAAATCGGTGTAACACCAACAGAAGCAGGTACGGCACTGCTTGTTTACGGGGCTGCCGCATTTATTGCAGCACCATTAACAGGAAAACTTTCCGATAAAATCGGCTCAATTAAAATTATGCAGTTTTCTTTATATGGCACGGGCTTGATTTTTTTTGCTTACTCTTTTATAACAGATTATTACTGGATACTTGCAGCAACATTTGTGCTTGCCGCAGTTAATGAAGCATTTCGTCCGGCAAATCTTTCTTTAATCGCTGAGATTGTAACTCCGCCGCAGCGCAGAATGGCTTTTGCATTAAATCGTTTAGCTATAAACGCCGGAATGAGTATTGGCCCGGTTATCGGCGGTTTCTTAACTCTTATTGATTATCATTATTTATTTTATGCAAATGCTTTTGCTTCAATTGCAGCAGGTATTTACTTTAATTCTGTCAGATGGTCTTCGCTGTCATCTGAGGAAGAAGAGACTGTTAAAGAAAAATCCATAATAAAGTTTGGGATATTGAACGATAAGCATTATCTGTTTTTTTTATTTGCTGTCATCCCGGCAAATCTTGTTTTCTTTCAGCATCTTGGCGCTTTTCCGCTATACATAGTTAATGATCTTAAGTATTCCACAGCAGCATTTGGATTGTTCGGTTCAATAAACACTGTTTTAATAATCATCGCAGAAGTTCCGCTTAATAATATGATGAGCAATACTCCATACAGAATATCTTTAATGATTGGAGCTTCTCTTGCAGGCTTGGGTTTTGGCGGATTTGCAATTGCAGGCTCTACATTACCGCTTATAATTGCCATAATAGTTTTTACATTTGGAGAAATGATTTTCTTTCCAACAACTGCAGCATATACTTCAGAAATTGCACCGCCGGAAAGACGCGGCGAGTATATGGGATATTATCAAATGACTTTTAGTTTTGCTTTTTCTGCTGGTCCCTGGTTAGGAACAGTTGTCTATGAAAACTTTGGCTCTTCATTTCTGTGGAACTCTGCATTATTTTTCGGTATGATTACAGCAGTATTAATGTTTTTTATTAAAGAAAAGATTCCTTCAAATGGAAACAGACCTGAGTAATATTATCAATCATCTTAAACGGGATCTTATTACAAATATCAGTACAATCGGTTTTATCGAAAGCAATCCGATTACAGAGATTATAGAATTAGACAACTCATTTCTGATTAAAGGCTCAAGCGATGTTGAATGGGTTTATATTGTGTGCAATAACGAAGCCGGGCTTAAAGCTTTGTTAGAGAGAGCCGGTAACAGCATTTACTTTGCATCTGTAGAAAATTGGATGATACCTTTTATTACCGAAAAAAGAAAACCTGAGTGGATACTTACTACAATGCGTTACTTTCTGCCTGATGATGTGGATGTTCCTGCAAATAAAAAAGATGTAATACCTTTAACAACAGATCATATCGGTTTTATAATTTCTCAGTCGAATTACAGACAGTTTTTAACCCCAGCATATATTGAAGAAAGAATAACAAAATCTATCAGTGCTGCAATAATGAAAAAAGATAAACTTGTTGCCTGGGGTTTAACTCATGATGATGGTGCTCTTGGCTCGCTGCATGTTCTTGATGATTATAGAAAAAAAGGTTATGGAAGAGAAATACTTCTTTCGCTAATTCATCAAAACAGAAAGCTCGGTAAAATTTCTTTTGCACAGATTGAGGAAAAAAACCAAAAGGCAATTAATCTTGTTGAGCAGTTAGGGTTCGTTAAAGACAGATTGGTAAGCTGGATTAAATTGATTTGAAAAAGATTTTAATGCGGAGACTTTAAAACACAAAAGTGTTATAAAGCTTTAATAATTATTCTTTAATTTTGAAACATAATTAATTATTGGTTTATAAAATGGATTTAGTTGATTTACTCAAAACACAAAGTTCAGAAATTCTGGAAAACGCTCATCAGTCGTTAAACTGTGCTTATTTAAAATCTTACAGTAAATCTTCACAAAGTGAAAACAGAGCAAGGCTGTTAAACCTTCTTACATTAACACAGCAATGTGTAAGCGAAAGGAATTTGCTGCCAATGAAAGAGTATTCGTCACAGATTGCAAGAGAAAGATTTAATGCTGGATTCGGCTTGCACGAAGTACATACGGCTTTTAATGTTTTAGAAGTAGAGATATGGAATCGTGTTACAAAAAACATTGCGCCGGAAAATCTTGGTAAAGCTTTGGGATTGGTTAGCACTGTTCTTGGTGCGGGGAAAGAGGAGCTTGCATTAACGTATGTTTCACTTGCAAGCAAATCCAAAACACCAACACTAAATCTTACCGAACTGTTTGGCAGGAATTAGAATAGCTAAATTTTAAGTCATTATCATTAAAGCAGTAATTTATTGGTTGCGCTTTAGATTCCAGTTTTCAGTGGGTGGTATTTGAGAAAAATAAAAACTATCTAAGCACCAGCGTATCCGGTCCGGAGACTTTGTTAATGTGGCATTTGCATTCATCGGTATTAAACATAAACTCACCTTTTGCAGCTCTGATACCATCAGTTACGGAAAAATAAATTACCTGCGGCGTACCATAAGCAAACATTATGTGAGTAAAGGAATCATTTAATACTGTGTATTTGCCTTCATCAAGAAAAAACGGATCCTGCTGTACATCAAGTTCATCGCCATCTTTATCTTTAATAATAACGGTTAAAGAATCAACAGGAACACCAAGCGTATCTACAACTGTTACCAGATAAAATCTGAACTCGCCTGTGCAAATACAATCTTTCTCTATTTCGGAACAAGAAAAGAGAATTAAAACCGGAAAGAATGAAATAAAAAAGATTTTCATTTAAAAATAATAGTTGACGGATTTTTATAGTTACTAATATTAATTAAATAAGGATATTCACAATAGCATGTTCCACTCAATTCGACGTTAAATATAAATATTGTATCAATTGCTTTTGTTCCATTTGATGCGGAGAAAGAAATCTCATTGCTGCAGTTAATGAGAATAGATAGAAGATCTTAGTGCTCATCATCTACTATTGTGTACCGTCCAATCGCCGCTGTTATAGGGTTTTGCGGCACATTCAAAATATTTCCGCAGCCATCTTTAACAGTAATACTTAAATTATTCACAGGTCTTCCTAAGGTATCAATAATTGTAACATAGAATGTTTTATCAGGATCGCCCCGCATAGGGAGCAATTAATATCTTCTTCTGAACAAGAGCTAAATATCATAGGAGGGAATAGAAACACAATTAAGTTTTTAAATGTTATTTTAAACATAATTAAACCATTAAATATTTCTTTTATCAAACTTAAACTTATTTTTGGGATAAATCCACAAACAAGTTTTAACAAATCTTGAGAATATTATGCTTGACAATGCCGGAAAAAAAATAAAACATCAAACAAAAAAGCAACTAAGAAAAGTTGCCAGGCTTATAAAGAACAAGCCCAAAAATATTGGTTTGGCTCCAGGCTCGCTTGTTTATGTCGGGGATAAAGAAAAAAATCCTATTACTATTAGTTTGTTTGATTATAAGGCTGAGCATTTTGAGGAAAAAACAATTTCTAATCTTGATGAACTGCTGAATTATAAAGTATCGGATACAATAAGCTGGATAAATGTTGATGGAGTGCACGATGTACAAATTTTAGAATCAATCGGAAAACTTTTTGATATTCACCCGCTGACATTAGAGGATATTTTAAATACAAATCAACGTCCCAAGGTTGATGAATACTCAAATTATCTTTACATCGTTTTAAGAATGTTCTTTATGGAAGAAAAAGACAATTCGTTAAAGAACGAACAGGTTAGTTTTATACTAACAAAAAATTATCTTATAACTTTTCTTGAGGATGCCGGCGATGTATTTGATCCTGTTAGAGAAAGATTAAGAAAATCTGCAACAAAAATG is a window of Ignavibacterium sp. DNA encoding:
- a CDS encoding MFS transporter, with translation MNPWKGLKDLPHDMWALFFTSLINRSGTMVIPFLALYLTKKIGVTPTEAGTALLVYGAAAFIAAPLTGKLSDKIGSIKIMQFSLYGTGLIFFAYSFITDYYWILAATFVLAAVNEAFRPANLSLIAEIVTPPQRRMAFALNRLAINAGMSIGPVIGGFLTLIDYHYLFYANAFASIAAGIYFNSVRWSSLSSEEEETVKEKSIIKFGILNDKHYLFFLFAVIPANLVFFQHLGAFPLYIVNDLKYSTAAFGLFGSINTVLIIIAEVPLNNMMSNTPYRISLMIGASLAGLGFGGFAIAGSTLPLIIAIIVFTFGEMIFFPTTAAYTSEIAPPERRGEYMGYYQMTFSFAFSAGPWLGTVVYENFGSSFLWNSALFFGMITAVLMFFIKEKIPSNGNRPE
- a CDS encoding GNAT family N-acetyltransferase; this translates as METDLSNIINHLKRDLITNISTIGFIESNPITEIIELDNSFLIKGSSDVEWVYIVCNNEAGLKALLERAGNSIYFASVENWMIPFITEKRKPEWILTTMRYFLPDDVDVPANKKDVIPLTTDHIGFIISQSNYRQFLTPAYIEERITKSISAAIMKKDKLVAWGLTHDDGALGSLHVLDDYRKKGYGREILLSLIHQNRKLGKISFAQIEEKNQKAINLVEQLGFVKDRLVSWIKLI